The genomic interval CATATGGACAATCAAGTTGCTAGAGTCGTGGGTAGTTGGCTCGTTTCGACTTCGCCCAGCGTTCGGTCTTGCAGCCGTTGTCGAAAGCATCACGCCCGGCATCGTGACCGCAGGCAACCCCTTGCTTGACATCGCAGCAGTCACGATACCCCATGAAAACCATTAAAACACGGGGACGAACGCATACCCTTCGGAGATACTAATGTCCCATCAAGTTGCTAGAGTTTTCGATGCCAGCGGGCTCCGATGCCCCATGCCCATTCTCAAGACAAAGAAGGAGATTGAGCTCGTGAAGGTCGGCGAGATTCTGAAGGTCATTGCCACTGATGTCGGAACGAAGAAGGACTTCCCGGCATGGGCAGAGCGCACAGGCAATCAGATTCTTGAGATGAAGGAAGAGGGTGGCAAGCTCATCTGGTTCATCAAGAGGACGGCCTAGAGGCATAGCCGAAAGCAAGCTCACCGATGGCGGGCACTGTATACGACATGTCTATCGCCCGTTGCTGGTTGTACAGAGTCTTGGGCTCAGGAGTCTTCCAGATCAGTCTCATGAAGCGGCAATACGGTCACTCCGCGAGGTGTCATGAGGAGTCGAGTTGATCTCGGGAGTCATGTGCCCATACAGAGACGCATGAGCACCATGGTCGTCAAGTGAGTGAGTCGGCTGTCGGCTACCTGATTGGTCGAAGGCCATATCGAGAGATTCTCATCTTAAGGATGGCCGCGTGTCGCGACAGGTGGCGGGCAGAGTCGACAAGGACCGCAGCAGGGGTCTGTAGAAGCAGGTTCTTGGATTCTTCCATCGTGTCAGGCGACATCTGCTCCGCAAGCGGGCACTGTGAGAGGAACACCTCGCCCGAGCTCATCTGGATGACCGGGAATGCTCTGCATCTGAGTGGGCGAACCTCGTAGATGGCGCATCCATCGTCTGTAAGGTACGGGCAGACGCCATCGTCACCCCACCGAGTCATCCATGCCCCCTCAGACACTTGTTCGAAGTAGTCTGGGTAACCATGTGCACGGATAGCCTCTACCTCCTCCTCCATGGCCAGTGCACCGCCCAGCTTGCAGCACATCGCGCCGCATGCGATGCACACACCTCTGTTGTCTCCGGTCTTGGTCGATGAGATGGGCATGAGACGTGCCATGGTTCCTTCCACGACCAGTCACAAATAAGAGTTGCAGTTCAGACGAAGACGCACACGCCCCGTGTGCATACCATCTCACGAACAGAGATGCAGGACCCCCACGGCTGGGGGTCCACGAATGTGCTTGAAGTGTCTAGCCCTGCTGCTTCTTGGGTCTCTTCGCCTCGTCCTCCGAGGATGCCAGCTCGCCCAGCGACTCCTTCATGATCCCCCTGAAGTCAAAGCCCATCATCTTTGATAGGAGTATCATTGGTAGTAGCACGTTGCCGAACACCTGGAACGCACCGGCGCCAGAGCCACCATCCTCTCCGACAGCGCCACCACCGGCGCCTCCACCACCAAAGAGTGTGACATCGCCTATCTTGATGTGCTCGTATATCTGAGGAATCATTGACACAAAGTCCCTCGCGAAAGCCTGAGGCGAGTAGTCCTTTGCAGCCTCAAGGGTCTTCTTGATTCCCTCAGCCTGAGCCATCGTCACCTTTCTAATCCTGTCCGCCTCGGCGTTTGCAAGAATGGCGATTCTCTCAGCCTCGGCCTGGGCTTCCTGAAGGATTCTCTGGGCCTGGACTTCGACCTCCTGCTTGATCCTCCGCTGCTTCTCAGCCTCGGCGTTCAACTTCGCCACCTCGAGGTCCTTGGAAGCCTCTACTTCCGCCTTCTGCTTCTCGTAGCGCTTCTGCATCAGGTCCTTCTGGAGCTCGATCTCAAGCACGCTCTGCTCACGCTGCTTCTCCGCCTCCTGTATCGCCCTCAACTGCATCTGTTCCTGGACACCAACAAGCTGGTCACGCTCAATCTCCTTCTCGCGAAGCGCACGGGAACGCTCGATGTCCCTCTGGCCAGTTGTCTGGTCCGCCTCAATCAGTGCCATCTGCGCAGTCCGGTGCATCTCCGCCTCACGCGGCTTGGACATGTCGCGAAGGAACGACTCGTTGACAACCGACACATCGACTAGCTCAACCGTCACGACCTTGAGACCCCACTCGCTGACTATGTCGATGAGCTCTTTCTTGATCGCCTCAATGATCTTCTGGCGCTCCTCCAGTATCTCCTCCACAGAGAGCTGAGCACAGGCTGTTCGTATCACCGACTCGATGATGGCAGTGAGCCGCGATGGTATCTCGCTCCACTTGACGTTGTTGATGGTCGCGATAGCGTTCTCAGCCTGCCACTGCAACACAGCACTCAGCTTGATCTTCTGCTTTTCTCTCGATAGCACTGACTCTGCATGAATGTTGAGTTGCTGAACAGTCCTGTCAATTGCCAGTATCCTGTCGAAGAACGGCCTTCGGACGACCATGCCGCCCTCGCCCTGCTTTATGGCCTTCCCCTTTCTCAGATGAACATAGAATATGTTCGGTTCGAATATCTTCACGTACTTGAAGAAGTAGAACACCAGAAGGACAAGAACCAATACTCCTCCCAAGAATAGTGATACCACCAGATTGCCGAATACATCCTGCATGTGCCGTCACATCCTTCCTCTACCGGTCGCTGCTGTCAGCGCGTCACTCCCCATTCCCGATGTGCTGTTGCACATTCCCGACCGGGCTGAATGGGCCAGCCCTTCTAGAGCCCTGTGACAGTAGAACCACCATTGGTGTCTGGCCACTGACTCCTACTCAGGAATGCGTCCCAGTCTTCGTTAGGGATACGCACTCAAGCTACAATGGGAAATGAAACGTTATAAAGATAGGCCCGTGATGGCTGCCGCTTCCCGACTCGATTGATGAAGCTGCCATCTATCCACGGGGTACTAGTCAGACTCATTCTCTTGAGGTGAGGCCTTCTCTCCCTCTCTCTGCTTCTTCGATTGCTTCTGAAGCCAGCGAACGAGGTCCCGGTTCGGATCGACATAGACATACTTGTCATTCGCAGAGATGATGAATAGGACAGTCCCCTTCTGGAACACCGACCCCTTTCGGAATGGGCGTGCGTTGAATCTGCGAAGTCCCATCTCGGTCTCTGTCCTCACCTCTCCAAAGTCATCCTTCACAGTCGACGCCGCCTCCACCTGCCTTCCCACCAGATGCCTCGGTTCCAGGTAGTAGCCCGACTCAACAAATGCCTTGCCCAACACTGTTCGGACCGTGTAGACGACCAGAGCAACACCGACGACTTGCCCCAGCACCTTCAATGGAAATGGCATCGGCAGTCCCTCGTAGTAGAACACCAGTCCGAAGAAACCAAAGAAGATCAGGCCGGTCCCTATCGTCACACCAAAGGGTGCCCCCTGCTCACTCTCAAAGAAGCCTGAATGCTCTGTCGAAGGCAGGTCATGACCAACATCAACTTCGCCATGCTCAAGATCATGCTCAATGTCTTGGTCGATATCATAGTCGACATCCTGCGGGACATCCAGGTCCATGCCATGGTCCACATCATGTTCAACGTCATGTTCAATGTCCTGATCGATGTCTTGGTCTATGTCATGTCCAACATCCTGGTCTATGTCATGTTCAACGTCTTGGTCTATGTCATGTTCAACGTCCTGGTCTACATCATGGTCGACCTCGTGGTCCGCCATATCGGACAGCACCGAGAAGACCCTGCCTAGGGCGAAGAGACCGAATGTGTAGAACAGCCCAAGCAGGAAGATAGCGAGTGATACCTCTCTGAGCAACGCAGCCAGCTCTAGGAACTCTTGCACAGTGCTTCGGCCTCCGTCAGACCGTTCGTGCCCTCCGGACCGGTCCTGTGTATGATTACCATCTGTATGAATATAAACTCTGAGGGCGGTCCCAGTCTTCCTCTCGCCATCCTGGCACGTACCCGCAACCTCAATGAGCCCACTGAGTGTACCACCGCCCCTTCAGAGCGACAATGTCTGCAGGAATGCTGCCAATGCGCATATCAGAGCCCCTGCACGCTGCAGACTACTCTCACTACGGCTACCGAATGACACCGGAAACAGTGCGGAACCCTGCCCAACTCTTGCTTCAGGCGCGGGCACTACGGCTGTAGACTACACATGAACAATGGTCGTGGACGGAGTGAATCAGCCAGGCAGCAGAAGCATCGATTCCTTGTTCATCCACCCCGAGAATCCTAGTATCTGTCTGCGCGGCCTGTCAGAGTTGATCAGAACTGTAGTATCTATCGTAGAGGCCCGCATCCTTGAGCGCCTTCTGACATTCCGCGTCGTTTCGAATCGTGCCAATTCTCAACATCCCTTCTATTACCGAGTGTTCAGCCTCGCTGCTGGATAGATACTCCCGAATCTCGGGAAGCCTGCACTGTACTGCCTCTTCTATCATCTGGTTGTTGGAGCGATCGGCCATACTGCCTACGAGTTGAACCATGAGCCATAGCTTGTTCGACTGTCGAATGGCGCTTGCAAGCTTTGGGACGGAGGACATCACTGCTGACCGGATGTCCACCTTCTCTCTCAGTTCCCGCCAGTCTTTGATAGCCCAGATGACCAGCCACGGCTCGTCCGAGTCTAGAATGGCGCTGGCAAGAACCCCAGCGACTTTGTCACAGCCGGTGGTCGTGTTCAAAGCCCGGACCCGCCTGAGTACAATCATGAGGTCGTATGCGGTGTCCACTTTAGCAAGGCCCGCTGCAAACTCCGCCGGTATGGACATGAGATAGTCATACATTCCCTTGGAAAGGTCTTTTGCTAGGTGTCGCATCGACATGGCAAGGATGACAGCAGCCCGGTCCTCTTCTTGGTTGGTCAGGAGGTAGTGATGGACCGCAATGATGGCTTGCTCTTTAGGCCCCACAGGATTACCGGCCTGAATCTGCAAGGGGGTCCCACTTCGCATGAGTTTCATACTCAGGAATTGCTCGAACGACTTCTTCACATCTTTAAACTCATCGGGGTACACTCTTGGCAGCTCTTCGGCTATGCTGAGGTGTGGATGGAGCAGGTCATTCTCCGTGCCCACAAGATCGCCCCTATCCCAGAGGATGTTGATGATTCCCGGTGACATGCGTTGACTCGCCTGGGGTTCGAGGACTTCGCATAGCAGAGGCCTATAGGCGGGAATCTCCATGCTGGAGTAGATGCTGACGAAAAGCAACACCCGTCTCACCATAACTCTCAACTGATCATAGTTTTCTGGCTTCATGGCGTCGAGTATTCCCCTTATGACTGAATACTCGTAGTAGTTGCATAGCGACTTCTTCAGGTCGGCCTTCTTGACCTGCTCGACATCCCCAGCATGCTTGGTGCCCACGTCACTGAGAAGAAACTTGAGGAGGACAAGACTCTCCCTCGACTTGGACGTGTACTGACGCATCAGCTCCTCACGATCTTCAAGAGATTCGGAGTACGATTCCACGATCTGCTTAATGGCTTTCTCGAAATCATCTGATTCGAGCGTGAAGTACGAGAGTCCTGACTCCTCCTGTGCACTCTTGGCATATCCGTCGTCCGGTCTCAGTAGTCTCTCCCATTCCTTCTTGTCTTCTGCGACCGACGCTCTGGTGACTCTGGCGACGAGAAGGCATCTCACATTCTTCTCGAATTGACCTCGCAAGTCATTCATGCACTTTCCAACCAGACCAGGAGTCAGGTGTACATTGTCTATGATGACAAGTGCCATGCTGTTTGAGAGACCTTGCTTGGCCATGCGGTCACTCACACCCCGGATACACTCGGTGGGATCTCCGAATCCGAGCCTTCCCGCGTCCCAGTACACTACGAACCGCCATCCCCGCTTGGTCAGCAGCTCGTACCCGAGGTGCAGGGTTAAGGTGGTCTTGCCGGCGCCGGACAACGCGAGCAACATGGTGACGCTGTTGTCTTGAATCGCCTTGAAGAGGTCATCCAGTTTCTCTCTGCGACAGACATGC from Candidatus Thorarchaeota archaeon carries:
- a CDS encoding sulfurtransferase TusA family protein, translating into MSHQVARVFDASGLRCPMPILKTKKEIELVKVGEILKVIATDVGTKKDFPAWAERTGNQILEMKEEGGKLIWFIKRTA
- a CDS encoding YkgJ family cysteine cluster protein; protein product: MARLMPISSTKTGDNRGVCIACGAMCCKLGGALAMEEEVEAIRAHGYPDYFEQVSEGAWMTRWGDDGVCPYLTDDGCAIYEVRPLRCRAFPVIQMSSGEVFLSQCPLAEQMSPDTMEESKNLLLQTPAAVLVDSARHLSRHAAILKMRISRYGLRPIR